The following proteins come from a genomic window of Gammaproteobacteria bacterium:
- a CDS encoding NAD-binding protein translates to MREKVGFIGMGIMGAGMARNLIDEGLDVTVWNRTASRTEPLVDAGASPADSPADVARRCDIVMICVSDTPDVQEVVLGDLGILEGLRPGALVVDHSTISPSATVELAKVVEERQAHWVDAPVSGGSEGAVDGTLAIMVGGDEAQVERARHVMNAYGKTITHVGGQGAGQMVKLVNQILVVVNGWAVGEALLFAQAAGLDLTKTVNAVEGGGAGSWMLSNRGPQMIERDWRPGFMIDLQQKDLRLVLESADEMGVPTPATALVFQMYRALQHQGFGAEGNHALVKALEQMAGITIGEA, encoded by the coding sequence GTGCGCGAGAAAGTCGGGTTCATCGGAATGGGGATCATGGGGGCCGGGATGGCTCGCAACCTCATCGACGAGGGCTTGGACGTCACCGTCTGGAACCGGACGGCGAGTCGAACGGAACCCCTCGTCGATGCCGGAGCATCCCCCGCAGATTCACCTGCGGACGTCGCAAGGCGATGCGACATCGTCATGATCTGCGTCTCGGACACGCCCGATGTGCAGGAGGTCGTCCTCGGCGACCTTGGCATACTCGAAGGCCTTCGTCCGGGAGCCCTCGTGGTCGATCACTCGACGATCAGCCCTTCCGCAACCGTCGAGCTCGCCAAGGTGGTCGAGGAACGGCAGGCGCATTGGGTCGACGCGCCGGTCAGCGGGGGGAGTGAGGGCGCGGTAGATGGAACCCTCGCGATCATGGTCGGGGGCGACGAGGCCCAGGTGGAGCGCGCTCGTCACGTTATGAATGCGTACGGCAAGACGATCACCCATGTCGGAGGCCAGGGTGCAGGTCAGATGGTCAAACTCGTGAACCAGATCCTCGTTGTGGTCAACGGTTGGGCCGTTGGGGAGGCGCTGCTGTTCGCACAGGCCGCGGGGCTGGATCTGACCAAGACGGTGAATGCGGTCGAGGGAGGTGGCGCAGGCTCGTGGATGCTGTCGAACCGTGGCCCGCAGATGATCGAACGGGACTGGCGCCCCGGCTTCATGATCGACTTGCAGCAGAAGGATCTGCGTCTGGTCCTCGAAAGTGCGGATGAGATGGGCGTTCCGACGCCTGCAACCGCACTCGTGTTCCAGATGTATCGGGCGCTGCAGCATCAGGGTTTCGGCGCCGAAGGAAACCATGCACTCGTCAAAGCGCTCGAACAGATGGCCGGGATCACCATCGGCGAAGCTTGA
- a CDS encoding ABC transporter permease: protein MNALRQMLLVAWRDFSQRARSKAFLVSMFTIVVLVAGLGPLLALEARAPEPYTVGVVGAVPDDLQPALDSAAGAFDRTVETVNFDSVDSGETALRNGDADVLLVDGAELVWKEEPRLQLGAILGSAIQGLERERTIAELGLSDEDAARLLHPDPLDARALTQPDPSAGPRRIASYVGSILLYISILMFGQFVMLGVMEEKQSRVVEVVLSRTRPSRLLAGKVLGIGALGVLQLVVLGGAALLTLSSTHVVDVDLAGIGMRIVGAVLFWYLLGYTLFAVVFAALGATISRQEDAQGVGMIPVLGIVPGFFLSMVALDDPNATLPHLGSIIPPFSPFVMPIRMTVTSVPLWEVALSITLILLATYLVLRVGARVYQGSILRIGAKVRLRDALKAGRQG from the coding sequence GTGAACGCGCTTCGGCAGATGCTGCTGGTCGCGTGGCGAGACTTCTCTCAGCGTGCCCGCAGCAAGGCTTTTCTGGTGTCGATGTTCACCATCGTCGTATTAGTGGCCGGTCTCGGGCCGCTCTTGGCGCTCGAGGCCAGGGCGCCGGAGCCGTACACGGTCGGTGTGGTCGGTGCGGTTCCCGACGATCTCCAGCCGGCGCTCGACTCCGCGGCCGGCGCGTTCGATCGAACTGTGGAAACGGTGAACTTCGACAGCGTGGACAGCGGTGAGACTGCTCTGAGGAACGGTGACGCCGATGTCCTGCTGGTCGATGGGGCCGAACTCGTGTGGAAAGAAGAGCCGAGGCTGCAACTGGGCGCCATCCTCGGCTCTGCAATCCAGGGCCTGGAGCGGGAGCGGACGATCGCCGAACTCGGCCTGAGCGACGAGGATGCCGCCCGGCTCCTTCATCCCGACCCGCTGGATGCGCGCGCCTTGACGCAACCTGATCCGAGTGCGGGACCACGGAGAATCGCCAGCTACGTCGGGTCGATCCTGTTGTACATCTCGATTCTCATGTTCGGACAGTTCGTGATGCTTGGTGTGATGGAAGAGAAACAGTCGAGAGTTGTCGAGGTCGTGTTGTCACGGACACGTCCGAGCCGGTTATTGGCCGGCAAGGTGCTCGGGATCGGCGCACTAGGTGTCTTGCAGTTGGTTGTGCTGGGCGGGGCCGCATTGCTCACGCTGAGTTCGACGCACGTCGTCGACGTCGATCTGGCCGGGATCGGGATGCGGATCGTCGGAGCCGTGTTGTTCTGGTACCTGCTCGGCTACACGTTGTTCGCCGTTGTCTTCGCAGCACTCGGGGCGACGATCTCGCGTCAGGAAGACGCACAGGGCGTTGGCATGATCCCGGTCCTCGGCATCGTGCCCGGTTTCTTCCTGTCGATGGTTGCCCTCGACGATCCGAACGCGACGCTGCCGCACCTCGGATCGATCATTCCGCCGTTCTCTCCGTTCGTCATGCCGATTCGCATGACCGTCACGTCGGTTCCTCTTTGGGAGGTCGCGCTGTCGATTACGCTCATTCTCTTGGCGACGTACTTGGTGTTACGCGTAGGTGCGCGTGTCTATCAGGGATCAATCCTGCGGATTGGGGCCAAGGTGCGGCTGCGTGACGCACTGAAGGCAGGCAGGCAGGGCTAG
- a CDS encoding ATP-binding cassette domain-containing protein, giving the protein MLSLIDLHKRYGNVVALDGVGFDVASGRIVGFLGPNGAGKTTAMRCIFGLVRPDSGEVRWNGAPVGDSDYLRFGYMPEARGLYPKMKIREQLVYFARLSGVSASDAATSADRWLDRFGLADRAQSKLEELSHGNQQRVQLAVSLVHDPTMAVLDEPFAGLDPIGVEAMARTLRDLAEAGAGIVFSSHQLDLVQDVCQDVVIINEGRVVLSGELTELRDRSEHRHLAVTVDGKPWAPDLPGVESVGSNGDRYLIRAQSDIGDLLERARRDGEVTSFTFEPPSLSDLFRDAVRQ; this is encoded by the coding sequence ATGCTGAGTCTCATCGACCTGCACAAACGGTACGGGAATGTCGTTGCTCTCGATGGAGTGGGCTTCGATGTGGCTTCAGGCAGGATCGTCGGTTTTCTCGGACCAAACGGCGCCGGTAAGACGACTGCCATGCGCTGCATCTTCGGTCTTGTTCGTCCCGACTCCGGGGAGGTCCGATGGAACGGGGCACCCGTCGGAGATAGCGACTACCTGCGCTTCGGGTACATGCCGGAGGCGCGTGGTCTGTACCCGAAGATGAAGATCCGAGAGCAGCTTGTCTACTTCGCTCGACTGTCTGGAGTGAGCGCCTCCGATGCGGCGACATCAGCCGACCGCTGGCTCGACCGCTTCGGGCTTGCCGACCGAGCGCAGTCGAAACTCGAAGAACTCTCACACGGGAATCAACAACGGGTGCAACTGGCGGTCTCGCTGGTGCATGATCCGACGATGGCGGTCTTGGACGAGCCGTTCGCCGGCCTGGATCCGATCGGGGTGGAGGCCATGGCCCGCACGCTGCGGGATCTCGCTGAGGCCGGTGCAGGAATCGTGTTTTCGAGTCATCAACTCGATCTCGTACAGGATGTCTGTCAGGACGTTGTCATCATCAACGAGGGCAGAGTCGTCCTCTCCGGTGAGCTCACCGAACTGCGTGACCGTTCCGAGCACCGTCATCTGGCGGTCACCGTCGACGGAAAACCCTGGGCGCCCGATCTTCCCGGCGTCGAGTCGGTCGGTTCGAACGGCGATCGGTATCTCATCCGGGCACAGAGCGACATCGGAGACCTCCTGGAGCGGGCACGACGGGATGGAGAGGTCACGAGCTTCACCTTCGAGCCGCCCAGCCTGTCCGATCTGTTCAGAGATGCGGTGCGGCAGTGA